The Hippoglossus stenolepis isolate QCI-W04-F060 chromosome 1, HSTE1.2, whole genome shotgun sequence DNA segment CAATCTCTAACCCGCGGCATGTTAGCCATACTGGAGATGAAATCTGGTGGATCAGTGTAGCTCACAATTAGCAGATGTGAAATTGTCTGGACACCGGCTTCTTTTTACTCCCCAGTGCGTTTTGAGGGAAACTAAATGAATGGGATCCAAATGGCTTTTCCTGGTAGTCTTGCAGCTCAATGTAGGATGACTTCCTACGAGCTGTTGCAGCCTGGCAGATGGTACTAAATTTATCTACTAAATACTCTCATCGGTTTATTTGCCGTTTCCCTCTTGTGTTCATCCAGTTCCTATTCTCCTGCAATCCTCTCCATACAGTGCTTTGAACAGGCTGTGTGTTCATCATGACGTTGTGTAATGTTTTCAGCTCGGGGCAAGAAATCTTCATATGGTACTGGCCTTCTGTTTCGACACAGAGCCTGCAGGCTAACttactgcaggaggaggaaggagtccTTAAAAAATCAGGTCATCAACTTGACTACGTATCTTTAGACGAAAACCAAAAacctttaactttttatttaggTACATTAGCAAGTAGGAGGAGATGTGTAATAACTGCAGGGAATGCAAAGAATAGCCTTGGATAGGTATACTGACACCCCATCCACAGAtgattaaaggaaaaaaaaatctattttcctGTAACATGTAAAAACCTTTTCAGAAAATCTTGAGTCAAACATGCTCATATTTGCTGCATAATACTCTGTGGATCACCCTGGCAATACAAGAATGTTCCTGAACCCTGCCCTTTTGTTAAAAGGACATTTAATAGTTTCCTAAAATGATgttacagacaaacagattcACTAGTAGGCTGTAGCGCAGCTCTGCATTAGTTTGAACAGCAAAAAACCAAAGTAATTCTGTGTTGTGGTTCAGCTCTGTATATTACATACCACCAACAACCACTTAGTGCTAATTCCAAACAGAGGAAAGAAGCCCATCGTACCATGTCCCCCAGCACTTCAGTGTCTATTTCTATCTGAATGGGCAGCTGTGGGAGACACTTCATTGAAGAGCGGCAGGTGCCTGTGAACCTCTGTGTGCTGCCGTTGTTTGCGATGATCAATCTCATTGTAGGGATCGCACAATGAAGAGGTTAGGGGTTGCCCTCGGTGGGGAACATTTTCGGAGTTTCTGACCAGCTATAGCTCAAGATATTGAGGAGTCTGGCGTGTGCGCATTCAGGAGAGTATTCCATTGTCGGTGCTAACAGTGACTGTAATGCCAAAAATGAAACAATTTCCCTTGTATAAATTGAAAAATGAACTCATTAGTGACTTGATTTGCACTCACTGGAGAGAAAACCTCTGCATAGGCCAAACAGTACCTTCACATCTTAATCAAGCTACCCactcaaatcttttttttttcctaaatgtgacagattttcttttcttcaacatCGATGAATTAGTCCTTTGGGAAACAGTGACACTTTTGAAAACCAGCAAATTCCTTGGGGCGCCCCCCGATCCGggtctgcaccaaaatgtaatggtttcttgCCTGACCAATACCACATTttcccaccaagtttcctgaAAACCTGATAATCCTTGTTCAAATCAATATACTGAAGGAATTTGCAGCTGTAGCCTTTGGTCTGGTGTGACAGTACCTTGCTGTGTGTGGTGACAGCAAACCTTTGCTCTGTGACTGACATTACTGAGTCAGCGACAATGACTCGTCCCTACTAATGCTAATGTTGCAACATGTTTTAGCCTTTAGCATTTTCCTGTAATTGTAACTTGTGGCAACAGTGGCTGCTGTGCAGTAAAGGCTAATTGGACTCATTTTGAAGGAGAAGTGGaatctttttgtctcttttacaGCACATAGGCTTGTGATTTGCACcaaaagacagaagagagacaTTTCTTAGTTTCGTGACAGCGCCACATTGGTGTCCATACTGTAAATCAGTCTTTGAACCAAAAGTCTGGTGCCACACACATCCTGCAAATATCACTATAActcaaataacattttaattgggATAGTCTTTTTTCTGTTACAATTTCCATAGCTTTGCTTTCATTGTGTTAGTGTCCcgaaagaaaaagtaataattaaaaagtaaatttgGTAATTATTTTTGAGTGCAAAAAGGAAACACTTTTAGAATTAGAATGGAAAAGCTACTCACTGAATATATATTACGGCATCAGCACATACTTTTAAGCAGTTTGAGCGGTTGATAAATAAGAACATATGAGAgcaattattttgtctttatgtttggcataaaaacaggaaaactgcACCACTTTCATTTGAACTTGCACAATAAAGCTGCAGATGTTAACATATGCACACACTGAGTGGTGCAAAGAAATCAGACACACTTAATGTGGTAAGAGGTTGTAATATGCATCCATTGGTAGGCAGGAATTGATACAAATTCACCTTAACAATAGTGAGCATTTGTATGCTTCTTCCAATCCACTGGTATTATGTTATTAAGTGGCATTTAAGTCCTACTTGTTTGGCATTTATAAATGAACTGTGTGTAGTCACTCACAATCTTGAGGGACTTCTGAAGTTCGGAAAGTTGTCACACTGTTAGTGTCACTTCTGCTGTCACTCCTGTCATTTGGAGCCTCCCACATGTTACATTATTCATAGCAGAAGGCTTATTCAAATGAGCCTTTTCTCTTCTCATGGTGAGAATTAATATTTCAATGTACACAGTGTTTTCATCAGAATCCATCAGTCACTAGATGAAACACTGTTAATGTGCcctaatatataaaatataataaaaaagcaGTCTCGAGGCTCCAGTGAGTTCATTCTGTTTGAAGGTTATCGACATAACAGTTTTCTAGCTGTAGCAAGAAATGttgaattcaattttttttttattatcaatagtTGCCAGAAAAGGAGAAGATGACCCTTATTTGAGGACACGCCCTGACGCGTTACTGTCATTGATACTTGCACTGAGTGGTCCAAATGAAATGGGACACATTGGTACTCACAAAGCAAAGCGAACCACTTTGTGGCAGCACTCGTAAGGAAAAAAATCTGAGCATATGTTCACATCAATTACAGATTGTGCAGAGCAAACTTTTTATCATGAAGCATACGAAGGAGTTTGCTCTGAGAACCCAGGCAGTTTCAACATAGCCTGTCTCTCCACAGCGTATATATATCAGCAGAGCCATGTTCCTCCCTTCATGACATTGTAACCTCCTGCGGTGAGGCAAAGGTTAGACTATCAGAAATCTTGTACATTTTCCATAAGATCAGCAGGAGTAGAATCTTATGGGAATGCAAGTGTTTGATAATTTGAGCAGGGTAAGGAGAGCCGGCTAATGAGCAGACAGCTTCACAGAAGTGCCATCAAAGAGCAGCTGGCACCTTTCTGGGTCGACATGTGCCATCTCCTAAGTCAGTGTCGCCTGCCATGGTCTCCTCATTTCTCCGGCTTTCAAAGGGCAGCGCAAAATCGGACTTGCCTTTCTTCAGAATTTCCAAATTGGGCTGTCAAGAAAAAGGGAAGGTGGCTGAAATCCATCTACTCTGCGAGAATGCTAAAAACCCTCAGTGACGATTGATGTGAAATGAGTTTACCCTCACCCTGCACTGATCTTCACACAATTTAATAAATGGGACTTCAGTGTGTTGCCCCCATGAATATGAATGGCTTTTACCACATATTCTCACCAAAATTCGTCTCTGTCTTTACCTCTCTCCAACAGACAATTCAATCAGTGTTCTAGCCAAGCATGACACTTTCCGACGACAGAAACAGGAGGTGTACTTCCTGCCAATCATTGTGACCGACAATGGGAATCCACCAATGAGCAGCACCAACACCCTGACCATTCGGGTCTGTGGGTGCAGCAAGGACGGCGTTGTGCAGTCTTGCAACGTGGAGGCCTACGTCTTACCTATCGGCCTTAGTATGGGAGCTCTCATTGCCATCCTGGCCTGCATCATACTGCTGTTAGGTGAGGTATATTTTTGTTTCAGAATTATTCCATTTACAAATGTGGATGATGACCTTCATATATTTGTACTGACTGGCAATCCACAGCTTGACCTGGacttcttctttgtgtctttgtttctgtctttctgtcttccatttttctgtctttctttctcacagtAATAGTAGTACTATTTGTCACCTTGAGGAGACACAAGAATGAACCTTTGATAATCAAGGATGATGAGGACGTGAGAGAGAATATTATCCGTTACGACGACGAAGGAGGCGGCGAGGAGGACACGGAGGCCTTCGACATTGCCACACTGCAGAACCCAGACGGCATCAATGGTTACATGCCACGCAAGGACATCAAGCCCGACCTGCAGTTTATGCCCCGAGCTGGGCAGCACTCAGGCCCCAATGGCGTGGATGTGGACGAATTCATCAACGTGCGGCTCCACGAGGCAGATAATGACCCCACAGCGCCGCCATATGACTCCATACAGATCTATGGATACGAGGGCCGTGGATCCATTGCTGGCTCCCTCAGCTCACTGGAGACTGCATCATCAGACTCGGACCAGAACTATGACTATCTTAGAGAGTGGGGTCCACGCTTCAGAAGACTTGGGGAGCTCTACTCAGTGGGCGAGAGTGACCGCGAGACCTGACCTTTGGTTTGTTAGACAAAAAGACctttgagattttctttttccgtcCACATACTTGTCTATTAAACGCTAGGGGATTTGCTGGCTTTTAGAAgtgtttaaaaagacaaaaaaataaaaaaaagttaatatcAAGGGAAGCCACCTTTTTGTATTCTTATTAGAGTGAGGTATAGCAGTCGTCATCCACTACGTCAAGCGCATTGTAATTGTTGAGCCAAACAATGTCTTTATTAGGAGATCCATGATTCTTGTGGGGTGTAACTTAGATTCCGTTGTGGAGTGTCTAGCAGTATTTTGGGTATTAGTCATTCTGTGACTGCCAGTAGCAGAAGAACCCTGGTTTTGCTGTTGCCCAATCAAAGGAAATAATGGGTATTATTGGGTTCTCTGAAGCTTGAGTGGAGACTATACTCCATTCACCATGGACTGCAGAAGCTGCAGAGGGACCCTTTGTTTTATGTCTGGCTGCCGAGGCCACACCACTGATCGGTGACCAGAAACGAAACGATGAAGAAAAAGCAATATATGGTCTACATTACAATAATGAATGTATgtatgatttgaaaaaaaagacaaaccagTATTGGCTTTAAGGTGAATTTGTTATCATTTGATATGTTCTCTGGTGGCCACATTTATAAAGCCCAGAGGGGCTCGCTTTATACAACCCTTTGTATTTACATGCTACAGGTGTGGGTCGCAAGTGTTATTAGCCTATTAAAGActgaaatgaagacaaaaaagagaaatgtagaAACTCTGAGGCCTTCTTTTTACAGAAGCAACATTAAATACAATTGTAATCTACTGTTTTTTGACAAGAGACGTGTTGATTCTTCATTACTGTTgagtttttgtatatttgttcttaaatcatttttttctgtgctGACAATTTCAAGTGAGTGTGTTTAGATGATTTCACATTAAGCTGTTTTTCGACCATTAGAACACTATTTCATAACAGCCAAACCTTATCATGAATTTACTGCAGTTGATGACATAGACTAGATGTAAGCAGGCAACAAGAGCTCTACGTTACTGTAACAATGCACATGATCGAATTAATTGGGACTGCAGGAAATGGGACCTTTCTGATAACTTGCTAATTCTGTGTAAAATATGTCTCATAATATATTTTGGGGTACAGCCAGTGACCGTCTGAGCACAATAGTCAAATTGATACCTACTTGTAGTATGTGACTCCCTCCGAACATCAAATCTCATTTAGCAAAGATTGCATTAGCCCAAGAAAAATGAAGATACGAATCCCGACCATGTGCATATTGTGCTTACACTGTATGATATCAGATAAAAAAGACTTGTACTGTACATAGAGTTACTGCTAACGTCATTAGCTTTCAATGAGGTGGTAGGTTTTGTCTCTGCACGTTAGCTCTTGCACATAATGAGAATCTCAATGGCACTACAGCTGCGTGCATACTCAGTTTGTACTGATACAGTTATATGGCAGTTCTCGGTAGACTAAACAATATATATGGAATAGTCCTACATGCAGATCATATTTTCTACTGTGCTTTAATGCTTATAAATGTGTATGTTCAATTATTTACTCCCTGTACTGTAATCTAAGATACCCTGTATTGTTTCCTActttgtgaaatatatttttataaatatttgtgaATGGGTGTGGTTTCTTATTCAACTATGGtgtcactgaaaacacaaaatgcagattaaatgataaaatgatgtTGTTAAAGGAGCAATCCACCGCACGGGTTCATTTTTACTTATCCACACCCGCCCACAGCCGTAAGCTCTGTACTGGACCAAACCCAATACATACCATTACCTTCAAGTCAAATCCAGACCCGTTAACATATGACACGCCACCTGACCTGTCACCCatgattaaacacacatgctacagACACACTCAATCATCAAATAGGTTATAGCCTATGTTCCTGTGAATTGTCGCAgcacctgtgctcctgcagctctcattattttcttcctctgccaCGTTATAATTAGCTTGCGGCTATCAAATGCTAATACACTGTGGCactttttacaagcagcaaaACCACTGAGAACATATTAATCACTGGCTACTTCTTTCTTTatgtcattcattttaatgctCCAGCTTTATTTGCCTTGAGATGAAGGGGTCAAAGGTGGTGTTGcaggctttcacaataaaataaatccttgcAGCTGACAAGGCTTCATAGAAGCTGAATTATGCATCTTGTTGTTTGTGATAAAccaagaaaggaagaaggagaagaagctgatTGAGATGTTAAAAATACTACATAATCTCTTTCATATCTGATTTctccagattaaaaaaagaaatactttgATTCTCACCCGCTGCCCGCCTGCATTCGTTAAATAGCTTTAGAAATGtaccctgatgatgtcataggTATGTCATCAGTGTTATCTGAGCTCAGGTTTTTGATCCTGCATTTATAAAGAAAGTCTGTGTAAAGAGTCCGAAAGACTCAGGAGTTTGTTACGTCATGGAGGATCTAACAAAAGATGTTATAGGTTGCGTTTTGGTTGATGTAGAATGGAGGGCTTTTGCAGCTTCACCTGTAGGTACAAAACTCCAGCCTCGGCTTTTGTTACTCAGATTTGAACCGCTCCTTTTTAAATCTGGCTCGAGTCCCCCAGCTTCATGGAAATCCTGTTCTACTGTAAATTGCCCCAAGAGTACCCTGTCTAAAAGAGATACCAGCAGTGTACCCTGcaatacatttatgtttattgtgaTGCTCAATGGCTTCACCGAAAGCAGTTTGACTGAAAGTGAATACACCACAAGAGTGAACTGCAACAATGcataacaaaaaagaaaatccttgaTCATCAGAGAAAAATACTCGACAAGAGAGTCTAAGAGGAGGAAGCACAACTGTACCGGTCCTCACAACAGCAGGACGGCAGCTCTGAATCTCTCTGAATACATCTGGCAGATTTATGTGTCATAAAACAGTGTGATAAAGACAACAGCCACCCTGTACCGTTATATCACCCAGACTGTTCTTCACTTAGTCACTGAGCATATTCTCACCCTGCACTCCTTGAATACTATTTCAGTCAGTTTCCTCTGTCTTCCTTGATGCTGT contains these protein-coding regions:
- the cdh8 gene encoding cadherin-8 isoform X3, which gives rise to MWHNITVTATEVRNHSQISRAIVAIRVMDINDNAPEFATEYEAFLCENGKPGQVIQTVSAVDKDDPIQGHYFDYRLVPEMLNNPNFTIKNNQDNSISVLAKHDTFRRQKQEVYFLPIIVTDNGNPPMSSTNTLTIRVCGCSKDGVVQSCNVEAYVLPIGLSMGALIAILACIILLLVIVVLFVTLRRHKNEPLIIKDDEDVRENIIRYDDEGGGEEDTEAFDIATLQNPDGINGYMPRKDIKPDLQFMPRAGQHSGPNGVDVDEFINVRLHEADNDPTAPPYDSIQIYGYEGRGSIAGSLSSLETASSDSDQNYDYLREWGPRFRRLGELYSVGESDRET